One genomic segment of Ancylobacter sp. IITR112 includes these proteins:
- the fabG gene encoding 3-oxoacyl-ACP reductase FabG — protein MFMSLEGKTVIVTGASKGIGRGLALRFGQAGLNVLVVSRSLAEAEKVAAEIGPHASAFAADVTKAEDMAAMAATAVERYGAIDVLCANAGIFPAAKLGDMTGEDFDHVMGTNLKGTFLSVSAVLPAMKAAKKGRIIITSSITGPITGFPGWTHYGASKAGQMGFMRTAAIELAPWNITVNAVMPGNILTEGMEGMGEAYIASTAACVPMKKLGSVFDIANAALFFASEEAGYITGQGMVIDGGQVLPESPMALDEMGAP, from the coding sequence ATGTTCATGTCGCTCGAAGGCAAGACCGTCATCGTCACCGGCGCCAGCAAGGGGATCGGGCGCGGCCTCGCGCTGCGTTTCGGCCAGGCCGGGCTCAACGTGCTGGTGGTCAGCCGCTCGCTCGCGGAGGCCGAGAAGGTCGCGGCGGAAATCGGGCCCCACGCTTCCGCCTTCGCCGCCGATGTCACCAAGGCCGAGGACATGGCGGCGATGGCGGCGACCGCGGTGGAGCGCTACGGCGCCATCGACGTGCTGTGCGCCAATGCCGGCATCTTCCCCGCCGCCAAGCTCGGCGACATGACGGGCGAGGATTTCGACCATGTCATGGGCACCAATCTCAAGGGCACCTTCCTCTCCGTCTCCGCCGTGCTGCCGGCGATGAAGGCGGCGAAGAAGGGCCGCATCATCATCACCTCCTCCATCACCGGCCCGATCACCGGCTTTCCCGGCTGGACCCATTACGGCGCCTCCAAGGCCGGTCAGATGGGCTTCATGCGTACGGCGGCGATCGAGCTGGCGCCGTGGAACATCACGGTCAACGCCGTCATGCCCGGCAACATCCTCACCGAGGGCATGGAAGGCATGGGCGAAGCCTATATCGCCTCCACCGCCGCCTGCGTGCCGATGAAGAAGCTCGGCAGCGTGTTCGACATCGCCAATGCGGCGCTGTTCTTCGCCAGCGAGGAAGCCGGCTACATCACCGGCCAGGGCATGGTGATCGACGGCGGCCAGGTGCTGCCGGAATCGCCGATGGCGCTGGACGAGATGGGCGCGCCCTGA
- a CDS encoding porin produces the protein MLLGGGGAGAAELPTPESARHMRRCLAEGPGFFYSPDTDTCLRLGGYLWNETYANSYTNYPAANARSYWVSTFGLLTDARTQTDYGTLRSYTDLRIIWRTAEPWGETVTDGARFDPYDIHIEFAGFTFGYLQSFFDFYANANVMGTDPATIGDQTQLPVLGYSWRLAEGFVAQFSLEGSAQRDNGILPVVASGAEIAADDATDPGGAARWPEFVATFGQSGDWGNFQLSGALHQIAQAPASERTGASTDEWGYALQAGVMVNLPMLGTGDTLYLQAAYADGATSYLGLIDPSGRFSAPDAFRRRDGSLVRVRGWSAVGQYLHNWNARWNSAVFGGYGRFDIDDRLAQISYGTSGIGNWNVGANLTWTPAGPFAVTLQYDYNLYQADDFRPGTPGPALAAQAASEFMLMFAATF, from the coding sequence GTGCTGCTCGGCGGCGGAGGTGCGGGGGCGGCGGAACTACCGACGCCCGAATCGGCGCGCCATATGCGCCGCTGCCTGGCGGAGGGGCCGGGCTTTTTCTACAGCCCCGACACCGACACCTGCCTGCGCCTCGGCGGCTATCTCTGGAACGAGACCTATGCCAACAGCTACACCAACTACCCCGCCGCCAATGCGCGCTCCTACTGGGTGTCGACCTTCGGGCTGCTGACGGACGCGCGGACGCAGACCGACTATGGCACGCTGCGTTCCTATACCGACCTGCGGATCATCTGGCGCACCGCCGAGCCCTGGGGCGAGACCGTGACGGACGGGGCGCGGTTCGACCCCTACGACATCCATATCGAGTTCGCCGGCTTCACCTTCGGCTATCTCCAGTCCTTCTTCGACTTCTACGCCAATGCCAATGTCATGGGCACCGACCCGGCGACCATCGGCGACCAGACGCAACTGCCGGTGCTTGGCTATAGCTGGCGACTGGCGGAGGGCTTCGTCGCCCAGTTCTCGCTGGAAGGCTCGGCCCAGCGCGACAATGGCATATTGCCGGTCGTGGCGAGCGGCGCGGAGATCGCCGCCGACGACGCCACGGACCCCGGCGGGGCGGCCCGCTGGCCGGAATTCGTCGCCACCTTCGGCCAGAGCGGCGACTGGGGGAATTTCCAGCTTTCCGGTGCGCTGCACCAGATCGCGCAGGCGCCGGCGAGCGAGCGGACCGGCGCGTCGACCGATGAATGGGGCTACGCGCTGCAGGCCGGGGTGATGGTCAACCTGCCCATGCTGGGTACCGGCGACACGCTCTATCTGCAGGCCGCCTATGCCGACGGGGCGACCTCCTATCTCGGGCTGATCGACCCCAGCGGCCGTTTTTCCGCGCCCGACGCCTTCCGGCGGCGCGACGGCTCGCTCGTTCGGGTACGCGGCTGGAGCGCGGTCGGGCAATATCTGCACAATTGGAACGCGCGCTGGAACTCGGCGGTCTTCGGCGGCTATGGCCGCTTCGACATCGACGACAGGCTGGCGCAGATCAGCTATGGCACCAGCGGCATCGGCAACTGGAATGTCGGCGCCAACCTGACATGGACGCCGGCGGGGCCGTTCGCCGTCACGCTGCAATATGACTATAATCTCTATCAGGCCGACGATTTCCGCCCCGGCACGCCGGGGCCGGCGCTGGCCGCGCAGGCGGCGAGCGAATTCATGCTGATGTTCGCCGCCACCTTCTGA
- a CDS encoding NAD(+) synthase gives MADSHCLYRHGFLRVGTGVPRGRVADPAFALAEHLALAQQASARGIGVLLYPELGLSSYAIDDLLFQDALLDRVEAAIAGLAEASRDLFPVLVVGAPLRREGQLFNTAVVIHRGAILGVVPKSYPPNYREFYERRHFTPGLGTSGSIVVAGREVPFGTDLLFRSGGEVPFTFHVEICEDLWVPLPPSTRGALAGAEVLLNLSASNITIGKARHRRLLCAGHSARCIAAYAYSAAGPGESTTDLAWDGQAAIFENGDCLGESERFPDGPTLLAADVDLERLRQERMRTNTFGESVREEGTADFRRIGFALETPPTPAPLERLIERFPYVPDDPERLAEDCYEAYNIQVQGLAQRLASSGVRRAVIGVSGGLDSTQALLVAVRAMDRLGRPRSDILAYTLPGFATSDATRANAQALIETLGVTGGEIDIRPAARQMLADLGHPFAGGEPVYDVTFENVQAGLRTDYLFRLANQQSGLVVGTGDLSELGLGWCTYGVGDHMSHYNVNASVPKTLIQHLIRFVAASGDVSAATARALEAVLATEISPELVPAEAGATIQSTQQVVGPYALQDFNLYYLTRYGFRPSRIAYLALHAWGDAARGAWPANVPAEDRRAYSRAEIRHWLRLFLKRFFANQFKRSALPNGPKITSGGSLSPRGDWRAPSDASAQVWLDELDANFPEEA, from the coding sequence ATGGCCGATTCGCACTGTCTCTATCGCCACGGCTTCCTGCGTGTAGGCACCGGGGTGCCGCGCGGGCGCGTGGCCGACCCGGCCTTCGCCCTCGCCGAACATCTGGCGCTGGCGCAGCAGGCGAGCGCGCGCGGCATCGGCGTGCTGCTTTATCCCGAACTCGGCCTGTCTTCCTACGCCATTGACGACCTGCTGTTTCAGGATGCGCTGCTCGACCGGGTGGAAGCGGCCATAGCGGGGCTGGCGGAAGCCTCGCGTGACCTGTTCCCGGTGCTGGTCGTCGGCGCCCCGCTGCGCCGCGAGGGGCAGTTGTTCAACACGGCGGTGGTGATCCATCGCGGCGCGATCCTCGGCGTGGTGCCCAAGAGCTACCCGCCGAACTACCGCGAATTCTACGAGCGCCGCCATTTCACCCCGGGCCTCGGCACGTCGGGCTCTATTGTCGTGGCGGGCAGAGAGGTACCTTTCGGCACCGATCTTCTGTTCCGCTCCGGGGGTGAGGTGCCCTTCACCTTCCATGTCGAAATCTGCGAGGATCTGTGGGTGCCGCTGCCGCCCTCGACCCGCGGGGCGCTGGCGGGGGCGGAAGTGCTGCTCAACCTGTCCGCCAGCAACATCACCATTGGCAAGGCGCGCCACCGCCGGCTGCTCTGCGCCGGCCATTCCGCCCGCTGCATCGCCGCCTATGCCTATTCCGCCGCCGGGCCGGGCGAATCCACCACCGATCTCGCCTGGGACGGGCAGGCGGCGATCTTCGAGAATGGCGACTGCCTCGGCGAGAGCGAACGCTTTCCCGACGGGCCGACGCTGCTCGCCGCCGATGTCGATCTGGAGCGCCTGCGGCAGGAGCGCATGCGCACCAACACTTTCGGCGAGAGCGTGCGGGAGGAGGGCACCGCTGACTTCCGCCGCATCGGCTTCGCGCTCGAAACCCCGCCTACCCCGGCGCCGCTGGAGCGGCTGATCGAGCGCTTCCCTTATGTCCCTGATGACCCCGAGCGGCTGGCGGAGGATTGCTACGAGGCCTACAACATTCAGGTGCAGGGCCTCGCCCAGCGGCTGGCCTCTTCCGGCGTTCGACGCGCGGTGATCGGCGTTTCCGGCGGACTCGATTCGACGCAGGCCCTGCTGGTCGCGGTGCGGGCGATGGACCGGCTCGGCCGGCCGCGCAGCGATATTCTCGCCTATACGCTCCCCGGCTTCGCCACCTCCGACGCCACCCGTGCCAATGCGCAGGCGCTGATCGAGACCCTCGGCGTCACCGGCGGCGAGATCGACATCCGCCCGGCGGCGCGGCAGATGCTGGCCGATCTCGGCCACCCCTTCGCTGGTGGCGAGCCGGTCTATGACGTGACCTTCGAGAATGTGCAGGCGGGTTTGCGCACCGATTATCTGTTCCGCCTTGCCAACCAGCAAAGCGGGCTGGTGGTCGGCACCGGCGATCTCTCCGAGCTGGGGCTCGGCTGGTGCACCTATGGCGTCGGCGACCACATGTCCCATTACAACGTCAACGCCTCGGTGCCGAAGACGCTGATCCAGCACCTCATCCGCTTCGTCGCCGCCTCCGGCGACGTGTCGGCGGCAACGGCGCGGGCGCTGGAGGCGGTGCTGGCGACGGAGATTTCGCCCGAGCTGGTGCCGGCGGAAGCGGGCGCCACCATCCAGTCGACACAGCAGGTGGTGGGGCCCTACGCGCTGCAGGATTTCAACCTGTACTACCTCACCCGCTATGGCTTCCGCCCCTCGCGCATCGCCTATCTCGCCTTGCACGCCTGGGGCGATGCCGCGCGCGGCGCCTGGCCGGCCAATGTGCCGGCGGAGGACCGGCGTGCCTATTCGCGCGCGGAGATCCGCCACTGGCTGCGCCTGTTTCTCAAGCGCTTCTTCGCCAACCAGTTCAAGCGCTCGGCCCTGCCCAACGGGCCGAAGATCACTTCGGGCGGCTCGCTCTCGCCGCGCGGCGACTGGCGCGCGCCTTCCGACGCCAGCGCGCAAGTCTGGCTCGACGAGCTCGACGCCAACTTCCCCGAGGAAGCCTGA
- a CDS encoding LOG family protein, with translation MTDDTTPHSYRLAALDQDFILGDSMRGVRFLLEYAKPEEELRRWRIRSTLVVFGSARVRADGPGRQPFLYEQARAFGRIASQRGGALDVSEGGYRDNVIATGGGPGIMEAANRGAYDVAAPSIGFNISLPHEQVPNPYTTPQLTFRFHYFAMRKMHLAMRAHALVVFPGGFGTLDELFEILNLQITGKAPAAAVVLFDEAYWRAVVNFQVLVDNGMVSAEEVASLRFADTAEDIWAQLVAGGLKRPAR, from the coding sequence ATGACTGACGACACCACCCCGCACAGCTACCGCCTCGCCGCGCTCGACCAGGACTTCATCCTCGGCGATTCCATGCGCGGCGTGCGTTTCCTGCTCGAATATGCCAAGCCGGAGGAGGAGCTGCGGCGCTGGCGCATCCGCTCCACCCTCGTCGTGTTCGGCTCCGCCCGCGTGCGTGCGGACGGTCCCGGCCGCCAGCCCTTCCTTTACGAGCAGGCGCGCGCCTTCGGGCGGATCGCCTCGCAGCGCGGCGGCGCGCTCGATGTGTCGGAAGGCGGCTACCGCGACAATGTCATCGCCACCGGCGGCGGGCCGGGCATCATGGAAGCCGCCAATCGCGGCGCCTATGACGTGGCCGCGCCCAGCATCGGCTTCAACATCTCGCTGCCGCATGAGCAGGTGCCCAACCCCTACACCACACCCCAGCTCACCTTCCGCTTCCATTATTTTGCGATGCGCAAGATGCACCTCGCCATGCGCGCCCATGCGCTGGTGGTGTTTCCCGGCGGCTTCGGCACGCTGGACGAGCTGTTCGAAATCCTCAACCTGCAGATCACCGGCAAGGCGCCGGCCGCCGCCGTGGTGCTGTTCGATGAAGCCTATTGGCGCGCGGTGGTCAATTTTCAGGTGCTGGTCGACAATGGCATGGTGAGCGCGGAAGAAGTCGCCAGCCTGCGCTTCGCCGATACCGCCGAGGATATCTGGGCCCAGCTCGTCGCCGGCGGGCTGAAGCGTCCCGCGCGCTGA
- a CDS encoding alpha/beta fold hydrolase — translation MWPDAPFPHPLALAQAAQRNWQQAQAGTLDLLGYGVAGQPYDIAAEMPLLRLRHYRRRAAPQGPAVLMVPAPIKRPSIWDLTTKLSVVRVGLDRGMDVFLTEWCPPVEGGIPHGLEDYAAALLAAAGEVTARTGQAPVVLGHSLGGTLAALAAALEPAHFRALVLLAAPLSFGPGSSAFRDAVAAREDRTPEDGLLPGGLLAQSCALLAPGTFVWNRWLDGTLSLADPAALDLHLRITRWALDEVPLAGRLVHEMVEWLYREDRFTAGRLMLGERRVGPDTLRLPALAAVSAGDEIGPRAAVAPFFARMAPGSTEIIEHPAEIGVGLQHLAILAGRRAHREVWPRIAAWIAARA, via the coding sequence ATGTGGCCGGACGCGCCGTTCCCCCATCCGCTCGCCCTCGCGCAGGCGGCGCAGCGGAACTGGCAGCAGGCGCAGGCCGGCACGCTCGACCTCCTCGGCTATGGCGTCGCCGGGCAGCCCTATGACATCGCCGCCGAGATGCCGCTGCTGCGGCTGCGCCACTATCGGCGCCGGGCCGCACCGCAGGGCCCGGCGGTGCTGATGGTGCCCGCCCCGATCAAGCGCCCCTCTATCTGGGACCTGACGACGAAGCTCAGCGTGGTGCGGGTCGGCCTCGATCGCGGCATGGATGTGTTTCTCACCGAGTGGTGCCCGCCGGTGGAAGGCGGCATCCCTCACGGGCTGGAGGATTATGCCGCCGCCCTGCTCGCTGCGGCCGGGGAGGTGACGGCGCGGACCGGACAGGCGCCGGTGGTGCTCGGCCATTCGCTCGGCGGCACGCTGGCGGCGCTGGCGGCGGCGCTGGAACCGGCGCATTTCCGCGCGCTGGTGCTGCTGGCCGCGCCGCTGAGCTTCGGTCCCGGCTCCAGCGCCTTTCGCGATGCGGTGGCGGCGCGGGAAGACCGCACGCCAGAAGACGGCCTTCTGCCCGGCGGGCTGCTGGCGCAGTCCTGCGCCCTGCTCGCGCCCGGCACCTTCGTCTGGAACCGCTGGCTGGACGGCACGCTGAGCCTGGCCGACCCGGCGGCGCTCGATCTGCATCTGCGCATCACCCGCTGGGCGCTGGACGAGGTGCCGCTCGCCGGCCGGCTCGTGCATGAGATGGTGGAATGGCTCTACCGCGAAGACCGTTTCACCGCCGGGCGGCTGATGCTGGGCGAGCGCCGCGTCGGGCCGGACACGCTGCGCCTGCCGGCGCTGGCGGCGGTGAGCGCCGGCGACGAGATCGGCCCGCGCGCCGCTGTGGCGCCATTCTTCGCCCGGATGGCGCCGGGCAGCACCGAGATCATCGAGCACCCCGCCGAGATCGGCGTCGGGCTGCAGCACCTCGCCATCCTCGCCGGGCGGCGGGCGCACCGGGAGGTATGGCCGCGCATCGCCGCATGGATCGCCGCCCGCGCCTGA
- a CDS encoding PfkB family carbohydrate kinase — MGHVLVVGSVNVDRLWPLDAPLKAGERITRGEVTLRCGGGGFNTGAALRALGHRVTLVATLSTDAAGRACRTRLEAMGFDLRALRETDAPTVPLDILVGPEGERTIIAPAGTEARRLTSLPALEADIAYVNVRRAAPGILDALAARLPVVAQVPLERGERRPAQALIASSADHALFTGADAYQQARVIGGDDLRLLVVTQGAGPVLLCEAEGRSSLPVPPLAAPTETTGAGDAFAAGFVDGLLAGGPAPVAARRGIEIAGRLLAGAPGFERAPPLPLATLVTAAG; from the coding sequence ATGGGCCATGTGCTGGTGGTCGGAAGCGTCAATGTCGATCGCCTCTGGCCGCTCGACGCGCCGCTGAAGGCGGGCGAGCGGATCACGCGGGGCGAGGTGACGCTGCGCTGCGGCGGCGGCGGCTTCAACACCGGCGCGGCGCTGCGCGCGCTCGGCCACCGCGTGACGCTGGTGGCGACGCTCTCCACCGATGCCGCCGGCCGCGCCTGCCGGACCCGGCTTGAGGCGATGGGGTTCGACCTGCGCGCCTTGCGCGAGACCGACGCACCCACCGTCCCGCTCGATATTCTCGTCGGGCCGGAGGGGGAGCGCACCATCATCGCGCCGGCCGGCACGGAGGCGCGACGGCTCACCAGCCTGCCGGCGCTGGAGGCCGACATCGCCTATGTCAATGTCCGCCGCGCCGCGCCCGGAATTCTCGACGCGCTGGCGGCGCGCCTGCCCGTGGTGGCGCAGGTGCCGCTGGAGCGCGGCGAGCGCCGCCCGGCGCAGGCGCTCATCGCCTCCAGCGCCGACCATGCGCTGTTCACCGGGGCGGATGCCTATCAACAGGCACGGGTGATCGGCGGCGACGACCTCCGCTTGCTGGTGGTGACGCAGGGCGCCGGGCCGGTGCTGCTGTGCGAGGCGGAAGGGCGGAGTTCGCTGCCGGTGCCGCCGCTCGCCGCCCCCACGGAGACGACCGGGGCCGGCGACGCCTTCGCCGCCGGCTTCGTCGACGGCTTGCTTGCCGGCGGCCCGGCCCCGGTGGCGGCGCGGCGCGGCATCGAGATCGCCGGGCGGCTGCTCGCCGGCGCGCCGGGATTCGAGCGGGCGCCGCCGCTGCCGCTCGCCACGCTTGTCACCGCGGCCGGCTGA
- a CDS encoding fumarylacetoacetate hydrolase family protein — translation MKLVRYGESGREKPGLIDTEGGLRDLSALVADIEGKMLVPESLARLRDIDIGDLRVVEGAPRLGPCVGAVGKFVCIGLNYSDHAQEAGMPLPEEPVIFLKPTSCIVGPNDDVEIPRGASKVDWEIELGIVIGKPAKYVAVDEAYDHVAGYCIVNDVSERSFQLERGGTWDKGKGCDTFGPIGPWLVTRDEIPDPQALDMWLEVDGVRRQSGSTRTMIFDVPTLVSYVSQFMSLQPGDIISTGTPPGVGLGMKPPVYLAPGQTMHLAISGLGEQRQRVVAAG, via the coding sequence ATGAAGCTGGTGCGTTACGGAGAGAGCGGGCGCGAGAAGCCCGGCCTGATCGACACGGAGGGCGGGCTGCGCGATCTCTCCGCGCTGGTGGCCGACATTGAGGGCAAGATGCTGGTGCCGGAAAGCCTTGCCCGGCTGCGCGATATCGACATTGGCGACCTCCGGGTGGTGGAAGGCGCGCCGCGCCTTGGCCCCTGCGTCGGCGCGGTCGGCAAGTTCGTCTGCATCGGCCTCAACTATTCCGACCATGCGCAAGAGGCCGGCATGCCCCTTCCCGAGGAGCCGGTGATCTTTCTCAAGCCCACGAGCTGCATTGTCGGACCCAATGACGATGTCGAAATCCCGCGCGGCGCCAGCAAGGTCGATTGGGAAATCGAGCTTGGCATCGTCATCGGAAAGCCGGCTAAGTATGTAGCGGTGGACGAGGCCTATGACCACGTTGCCGGGTACTGCATCGTCAATGACGTGTCGGAGCGCTCTTTCCAGCTTGAGCGCGGCGGGACCTGGGACAAGGGCAAGGGCTGCGACACTTTCGGCCCGATCGGCCCCTGGCTGGTGACGCGCGACGAGATCCCCGATCCGCAGGCGCTCGACATGTGGCTGGAGGTGGACGGGGTGCGCCGCCAGTCCGGCTCCACCCGCACCATGATCTTCGACGTGCCGACGCTGGTGTCCTATGTCAGCCAGTTCATGAGCCTGCAGCCGGGCGATATCATTTCCACCGGCACGCCGCCGGGCGTCGGGCTCGGCATGAAGCCGCCGGTCTATCTCGCTCCCGGCCAGACCATGCACCTTGCCATTTCCGGGCTTGGCGAGCAGCGCCAAAGGGTGGTCGCGGCGGGTTGA
- a CDS encoding BON domain-containing protein, which yields MPNAELKRRLRDAVERVLRDAEVEVGICRDKRIITLTGRVPTRGLQISIEDAVGRLAGDFTVVNQVKVEPPPGQRIVRLH from the coding sequence ATGCCGAATGCCGAGCTGAAACGCCGCCTGCGCGATGCCGTGGAGCGCGTTCTGAGGGACGCCGAGGTCGAGGTCGGTATCTGCCGCGACAAGCGCATCATCACCCTGACCGGGCGGGTGCCGACGCGCGGCCTGCAGATCAGCATCGAGGATGCCGTCGGCCGCCTCGCCGGCGATTTCACCGTCGTCAACCAGGTGAAGGTCGAGCCGCCGCCGGGCCAGCGGATCGTGCGCCTGCATTAG